One Catenulispora sp. MAP5-51 DNA segment encodes these proteins:
- a CDS encoding hemerythrin domain-containing protein has product MSVTDRRDVIDVLSGEHRAVEALFQRLETGAGGPDGSRKSLVDALALELAWHAAAAQRYFLPLARRTLPDGEDLADLHAAEHLTVEHMVRDLEGKDPSDARFEPLLAQLVAAARGHIQHEERITFAELARQCDRGELLAAGQEMAEARRRAESAAGAAGLGGAGFGTATGTATGMVPPQAGPGATADSAAGAGAATSVVDRVRAVLFDT; this is encoded by the coding sequence ATGAGCGTGACCGACCGCCGTGATGTGATCGACGTCCTGTCCGGCGAACACCGCGCGGTCGAGGCGCTCTTCCAGCGCCTGGAGACCGGCGCCGGCGGTCCCGACGGCTCGCGCAAGTCGCTGGTGGACGCCCTGGCCCTGGAACTGGCCTGGCACGCCGCCGCCGCGCAGCGCTACTTCCTGCCGCTGGCCCGCCGCACGCTGCCGGACGGCGAGGACCTGGCCGACCTGCACGCCGCCGAGCACCTCACCGTCGAGCACATGGTCCGCGACCTGGAGGGCAAGGACCCCTCCGACGCCCGCTTCGAACCGCTGCTGGCCCAGCTGGTCGCGGCGGCCCGCGGGCACATCCAGCACGAGGAGCGGATCACGTTCGCCGAGCTCGCCCGCCAGTGCGACCGCGGCGAGCTGCTGGCCGCCGGGCAGGAGATGGCCGAGGCGCGGCGGCGCGCTGAGAGCGCGGCCGGGGCGGCCGGGCTCGGAGGCGCCGGGTTCGGGACCGCCACCGGGACCGCGACGGGCATGGTGCCGCCCCAGGCAGGGCCGGGTGCCACCGCCGACAGCGCCGCCGGGGCCGGCGCCGCCACGAGCGTCGTCGACCGCGTCCGGGCGGTGCTCTTCGATACCTGA
- a CDS encoding adhesin: MLTLTDRAAEAVRNLTTQSDLPDDSAGLRIVSHGAAQNSGQGQLSLSLTQGPHSGDAVVETGPARVFLEAEAAQALDDQQLDATVAADGGVRFLLAPQQ; the protein is encoded by the coding sequence GTGCTGACTCTCACCGACCGGGCCGCCGAGGCCGTCCGCAATCTGACCACGCAATCCGATCTGCCCGACGACAGTGCCGGGCTGCGCATCGTCTCGCACGGCGCAGCCCAGAACAGCGGGCAGGGGCAACTTTCCCTGTCACTCACCCAGGGTCCGCACTCCGGCGACGCCGTCGTGGAGACCGGGCCGGCCCGGGTCTTCCTCGAGGCCGAGGCCGCGCAGGCCCTGGACGACCAGCAGCTGGACGCGACGGTCGCCGCAGACGGCGGGGTCCGTTTCCTGCTCGCGCCGCAACAGTAG
- a CDS encoding glycoside hydrolase family 130 protein: MTTTESVPARTPSTPSTPSTPSTPTMAPGLEADELVTRRRLRLDRDPGRVIAKLFVLGTQPPDMNSRTGGVVQRVLGLSDEEAEKSYAHILEAFGSRHRDLEGTFAEHFRTIEHRVGPGTPVSELRKLLIGAHFTHEYAIEGAALTNPSMVPHPDQSGLEPGELRFLMSARAIGEGHLSCVEFRTGVIGPSGELRVDRPSPHASIGQVRPTHYERAMLQAAMAGEDDEVLAYLLRHLPERFTDAELEARLGELHPQLLVQENTHRTISRVRWFLACQYQLEFGAEADVSEHVLWPRSPTERCGIEDARFVRCTEPDGSAVYRGTYTAYSGTESATQLVETTDFRTFHMAQLFGPAVGSKGLALFPRRVGGRHLALSRWDRESNALATSDDGRIWRRSHSLEAPLRPWELTLVGNCGSPIETEAGWLVLTHGVGPMRTYALGAMLLDLEDPARVVGTLRDPLLIAAPDERDGYVPNVVYSCGGLKHGDLLVIPYGFGDMGIEFATVSVAALVERLTSG, translated from the coding sequence ATGACCACCACCGAATCCGTTCCCGCGCGAACTCCGAGCACCCCGAGCACCCCGAGCACCCCGAGCACCCCGACGATGGCCCCCGGCCTAGAGGCGGACGAGCTCGTCACCCGCAGGAGACTGCGCCTCGACCGCGATCCCGGCCGCGTGATCGCCAAGCTCTTCGTCCTCGGAACCCAGCCCCCGGACATGAACTCCCGGACCGGGGGCGTGGTCCAGCGCGTCCTGGGCCTGTCGGACGAGGAGGCCGAGAAGTCCTACGCGCACATCCTGGAGGCCTTCGGCTCGCGGCACCGCGACCTGGAGGGGACGTTCGCTGAGCACTTCCGCACCATCGAGCACCGCGTCGGCCCCGGCACGCCCGTCTCCGAGCTGCGCAAGCTGCTGATCGGCGCCCATTTCACGCACGAGTACGCGATCGAGGGCGCCGCGCTGACCAATCCCTCGATGGTCCCCCATCCGGACCAAAGCGGGCTGGAGCCCGGCGAACTCCGGTTCCTGATGAGCGCCCGCGCGATCGGCGAGGGCCACCTGTCGTGCGTCGAGTTCCGGACCGGTGTCATCGGGCCGAGCGGCGAACTGCGCGTCGATCGGCCCTCGCCGCACGCTTCGATCGGCCAGGTGCGGCCGACTCACTACGAGCGCGCGATGTTGCAGGCCGCGATGGCCGGCGAGGACGACGAGGTGCTCGCCTACCTGCTGCGTCATCTGCCCGAGCGGTTCACGGACGCCGAGCTGGAGGCGCGGCTGGGGGAGCTGCACCCGCAGCTGTTGGTGCAGGAGAACACACACCGCACGATCTCGCGCGTCCGCTGGTTCCTGGCCTGCCAGTACCAGCTGGAGTTCGGCGCCGAGGCCGACGTGTCCGAGCACGTCCTGTGGCCGCGGTCGCCGACCGAGCGGTGCGGCATCGAGGACGCGCGGTTCGTGCGCTGCACGGAGCCGGACGGCTCGGCGGTGTATCGCGGGACGTACACCGCCTACAGCGGAACCGAGTCGGCGACCCAGCTTGTCGAGACCACCGATTTCCGGACGTTCCACATGGCGCAGCTGTTCGGGCCGGCCGTGGGCAGCAAGGGTTTGGCCCTGTTCCCGCGCCGGGTCGGGGGCCGCCATCTGGCGCTGTCGCGCTGGGATCGCGAGAGCAACGCGCTCGCGACGTCGGACGACGGTCGGATCTGGCGTCGTTCGCACAGTTTGGAGGCCCCGCTGCGCCCGTGGGAGCTCACCCTGGTGGGCAACTGCGGGTCGCCGATCGAGACCGAGGCGGGCTGGCTGGTCCTGACCCACGGCGTGGGCCCGATGCGGACCTACGCGCTCGGCGCGATGCTGCTGGACCTGGAGGACCCGGCGCGCGTCGTCGGCACGCTGCGGGATCCGTTGCTGATCGCCGCGCCGGACGAGCGGGACGGGTATGTGCCGAACGTCGTGTACTCGTGCGGCGGGCTCAAGCACGGGGACTTGCTGGTGATCCCGTACGGCTTCGGCGATATGGGGATCGAGTTCGCGACGGTGTCGGTGGCCGCTTTGGTGGAGCGGCTGACCAGCGGCTGA
- a CDS encoding ABC transporter ATP-binding protein, translated as MLSLDSLNAGYDGGTVLHGLDLEIPEGSVHAVVGHNGAGKTTLIHTVSGLVPASSGRVVLAGADVTRLPAHRRARSGVGLVPQGRRVFPGLTVQEHLTLAFGRRGRRERATARWTPEGVKDLLPRLAERAGHRGRQLSGGEQQMLAIARALLGQPRLLLLDEPTEGLAPLIVKDIADLIKTLPDHGLTILVAAPRPAFAVEVAERVTILVAGRVADEFSAKELVDQPDLAAEAMGHATAEGGSVSGLTRG; from the coding sequence ATGCTGAGCCTGGACTCCCTGAACGCCGGCTACGACGGCGGCACCGTGCTGCACGGCCTGGACCTGGAGATCCCCGAAGGCTCGGTGCACGCGGTGGTCGGCCACAACGGCGCCGGCAAGACCACCCTGATCCACACCGTCTCCGGCCTGGTCCCGGCCTCCTCGGGCCGGGTGGTGCTGGCCGGCGCCGACGTCACCCGGCTGCCCGCGCACCGCCGCGCGCGCTCCGGCGTCGGCCTGGTCCCGCAGGGCCGCAGGGTGTTCCCCGGGCTGACCGTCCAGGAGCACCTGACCCTGGCCTTCGGCCGCCGCGGCCGCCGCGAGCGCGCGACCGCGCGGTGGACGCCGGAGGGCGTGAAGGACCTGCTGCCCCGGCTGGCCGAACGCGCGGGACACCGCGGCCGCCAGCTGTCCGGCGGCGAGCAGCAGATGCTGGCCATCGCCCGCGCGCTGCTGGGCCAGCCGCGCCTGCTGCTGCTCGACGAGCCCACCGAGGGCCTGGCCCCGCTGATCGTCAAGGACATAGCCGATCTCATCAAGACCCTGCCGGACCACGGCCTGACCATCCTGGTCGCCGCCCCCCGCCCGGCCTTCGCCGTCGAGGTCGCCGAGCGGGTGACGATCCTGGTGGCCGGCCGCGTCGCCGACGAGTTCAGCGCGAAGGAGCTGGTGGACCAGCCCGATCTGGCCGCCGAGGCGATGGGGCACGCCACGGCGGAGGGCGGGAGTGTCAGCGGGCTGACGCGGGGCTGA
- a CDS encoding ABC transporter ATP-binding protein, with product MTGRGSGSAMIEVSGLTKAFAGGTLAVGGLDLGFEAGRRHAVIGPNGAGKTTLLNLISGELPPTSGRIRYDGRDVTRTTRAKRSRLGIARTFQQPTVWSTLSVADNIALAAWPHSDLRGKWRRRRYRSLSESCRHYLETAGITALADRPAGALAHGERRMLDIGMALAADPRVLLLDEPAAGLTDQGVERLLTAMRALPEEVTVVVVEHDFAFVSAIADTVTVLQDGRLLATGTPAQIAADAAVRQAYLGESGLGSELESGLGDDEQPGAGDLGTGELGTDVIEEAV from the coding sequence ATGACCGGCAGGGGTTCGGGCTCTGCGATGATCGAGGTCAGCGGTCTGACGAAGGCCTTCGCCGGCGGCACCCTGGCCGTCGGCGGCCTGGACCTGGGCTTCGAGGCCGGCCGCCGGCACGCGGTGATCGGCCCCAACGGCGCCGGCAAGACCACGCTGCTGAACCTCATCTCCGGCGAGCTGCCCCCGACCTCCGGCCGGATCCGCTACGACGGCCGCGACGTCACGCGCACCACCCGCGCCAAGCGCTCGCGCCTGGGCATCGCGCGCACCTTCCAGCAGCCGACGGTGTGGAGCACGCTGTCGGTCGCGGACAACATCGCGCTGGCCGCGTGGCCGCACTCCGACCTGCGCGGCAAGTGGCGCCGGCGCCGCTACCGCAGCCTGTCCGAGTCCTGCCGGCACTACCTGGAGACCGCCGGCATCACCGCCCTGGCCGACCGCCCGGCCGGCGCGCTGGCCCACGGCGAGCGCCGCATGCTGGACATCGGCATGGCGCTGGCCGCCGATCCGCGGGTGCTGCTGCTCGACGAGCCCGCCGCCGGGCTGACCGACCAGGGCGTGGAGCGGCTGCTGACGGCGATGCGCGCGCTCCCGGAGGAGGTGACGGTGGTGGTGGTCGAGCACGACTTCGCGTTCGTCTCGGCGATCGCCGACACGGTGACCGTGCTGCAGGACGGCAGACTGCTGGCCACCGGGACGCCGGCGCAGATCGCCGCGGACGCCGCGGTGCGCCAGGCGTATCTGGGGGAGTCGGGGCTCGGGTCGGAGCTGGAGTCCGGGCTGGGCGACGACGAGCAGCCAGGCGCCGGCGATCTGGGCACCGGCGAACTCGGCACCGATGTCATCGAGGAGGCCGTCTGA
- a CDS encoding branched-chain amino acid ABC transporter permease: MNPERVNPARMNLPALLNSPRVRVGVPLAALAAFLLIAPASFDGYGISLLSKALALGVLAVSVSILAGYSGLPTMGQAAPFLVGAYTAGILGTHGHTIGVVQLLCGTLTAAGFAAATGLVAVRTRGVAFLMTTLALGELTVTAAGEWHSLTGGTDGMYGIPPLNPLPGMAALDSDRSVYWFVLASTAVIVAIVWWVLRSPVGKLLLACRDHEDRMRSAGHPVARYQWLAYVAAGALAGFGGVLMCSVNQYVSPDDGSFSNSALVLLAVVLGGATSPLGALLGAGLIVATNDWLAGPFPGHGPLLLGLMFIIAVYALPDGVAGIRFRMPKRRGEPA, encoded by the coding sequence GTGAACCCCGAACGCGTGAACCCCGCGCGCATGAACCTCCCGGCGCTCCTGAACTCGCCGCGGGTCCGGGTCGGCGTGCCGCTCGCGGCGCTGGCGGCGTTCTTGCTCATCGCGCCCGCCAGCTTCGACGGCTACGGCATCAGCCTGCTGTCCAAGGCGCTGGCCCTGGGGGTGCTGGCGGTCAGCGTCAGCATCCTGGCCGGCTACTCGGGCCTGCCGACCATGGGCCAGGCCGCGCCGTTCCTGGTCGGCGCGTACACCGCCGGGATCCTGGGCACGCACGGGCACACCATCGGGGTCGTGCAGCTGCTGTGCGGGACGCTCACCGCCGCCGGCTTCGCCGCGGCCACGGGGCTGGTGGCCGTGCGCACGCGCGGGGTCGCGTTCCTGATGACCACCCTGGCGCTCGGCGAGCTCACGGTCACCGCCGCCGGGGAGTGGCACTCGCTCACCGGCGGCACCGACGGCATGTACGGCATCCCGCCGCTGAACCCGCTGCCCGGGATGGCGGCGCTGGACTCCGACCGGTCTGTGTACTGGTTCGTGCTGGCCTCGACGGCGGTGATCGTCGCGATCGTCTGGTGGGTGCTGCGCTCGCCGGTCGGCAAACTGCTGCTGGCCTGCCGCGACCACGAGGACCGCATGCGCTCGGCCGGCCACCCGGTGGCGCGCTACCAGTGGCTGGCCTACGTTGCGGCCGGGGCCCTGGCCGGGTTCGGCGGGGTCCTGATGTGCTCGGTCAACCAGTACGTGTCGCCGGACGACGGCAGCTTCTCCAACTCCGCGCTGGTCCTGCTGGCCGTGGTGCTGGGCGGGGCGACCTCCCCGCTGGGCGCGCTGCTGGGCGCCGGGCTGATCGTGGCCACCAACGACTGGCTGGCCGGTCCCTTCCCCGGGCACGGGCCGCTGCTGCTCGGGCTGATGTTCATCATCGCCGTCTACGCGCTGCCCGACGGGGTGGCCGGGATCCGGTTCCGGATGCCGAAACGACGAGGGGAGCCGGCATGA
- a CDS encoding branched-chain amino acid ABC transporter permease has protein sequence MGTHFVPALDGVAYGLLLFVAAAGLTLLFGIGGVLNIAHGTLFALGGYLAATVSDGSWSTAFLGLVVATVGGTLGGAVLAAGTLPLAERGHLPQALLTFGLALVGGDILSTVYGGDPHPVVIPNSVNGTVHILGHVYPTYRLMFIVVASVLALIGTYVLGRTRAGALLRAAADDRDMVGAMGYAPWRVHAALCGAAGALAGLAGGLGAPIIGPGPDTADKVLMLSMVVIVLGKPGSVVGAFVAAIAVGEIETLGVSISSNWAPYLLFGLMALALVARTFRGSAAPVGAAAGAHA, from the coding sequence ATGGGCACGCACTTCGTGCCCGCGCTGGACGGGGTGGCCTACGGGCTCCTGCTGTTCGTCGCGGCCGCGGGCCTGACATTGCTGTTCGGGATCGGCGGTGTGCTGAACATCGCCCACGGGACCCTGTTCGCGCTCGGCGGCTACCTGGCCGCCACGGTGTCCGACGGCTCGTGGTCCACGGCCTTCCTGGGGCTGGTGGTGGCCACGGTCGGCGGCACCCTCGGCGGCGCGGTTCTGGCCGCCGGGACGCTGCCTCTGGCCGAGCGCGGCCACCTGCCGCAGGCGCTGCTGACCTTCGGCCTGGCCCTGGTCGGCGGCGACATCCTGAGCACCGTCTACGGCGGGGACCCGCATCCGGTCGTGATCCCGAACTCGGTCAACGGGACGGTGCACATCCTCGGGCACGTCTACCCGACCTACCGCCTGATGTTCATCGTGGTGGCCTCGGTGCTGGCGCTGATCGGGACGTACGTCCTGGGCCGCACCCGCGCCGGGGCGCTGCTGCGGGCCGCGGCCGACGACCGGGACATGGTCGGCGCCATGGGCTACGCGCCGTGGCGCGTGCACGCGGCGCTGTGCGGCGCCGCCGGGGCGCTGGCCGGGCTGGCCGGGGGCCTGGGCGCGCCGATCATCGGCCCGGGGCCGGACACCGCCGACAAGGTCCTGATGCTCTCCATGGTCGTCATCGTGCTCGGCAAGCCCGGCTCGGTGGTCGGGGCGTTCGTGGCGGCGATCGCGGTCGGGGAGATCGAGACGCTCGGCGTGTCGATCTCCTCCAACTGGGCCCCCTACCTGCTGTTCGGGCTGATGGCCCTGGCGCTGGTGGCCCGGACCTTCCGGGGCTCGGCGGCCCCGGTCGGCGCGGCGGCGGGGGCGCACGCGTGA